Proteins encoded in a region of the Streptomyces sp. NBC_01471 genome:
- a CDS encoding nitronate monooxygenase, with protein METELSKKLGIEHAIFGFTPFPAVAAAITRAGGFGVLGAVRYTAPDELARDLDWMQDHTGGLPYGLDVVMPAKKVEGVTEAEVEAMIPEGHRRFVEETLAKHGVPELPEGEPSGWRITGWMEQVARNQLDVAFDYPIKLLANALGSPPADVIERAHRHGVLVAALAGSAKHARRHADAGIDIVVAQGYEAGGHTGDIASMVLTPDVVDAVSPLPVLAAGGIGSGEQIAAGIALGAQGVWLGSLWLTTTEAEMHSRALTRKLIEAGSGDTVRSRALTGKPARQLRTEWTDAWDDPAGPATLPMPLQGLLVADAVSRIQKYEIAPLLGTPVGQIVGRMNSERGVQEVFDELTRGFERAVDRINRIAGRSH; from the coding sequence ATGGAGACGGAGCTGAGCAAGAAACTGGGGATCGAGCACGCAATCTTCGGCTTCACGCCCTTTCCCGCCGTGGCCGCCGCCATCACCCGGGCCGGCGGATTCGGGGTACTCGGAGCGGTCCGCTACACCGCCCCCGACGAACTGGCGCGTGATCTCGACTGGATGCAGGACCACACCGGCGGACTGCCGTACGGCCTCGATGTCGTCATGCCCGCGAAAAAGGTGGAGGGGGTGACGGAGGCCGAGGTCGAGGCGATGATCCCGGAGGGGCACCGCCGGTTCGTCGAGGAGACCCTCGCCAAACACGGGGTCCCCGAGCTCCCCGAGGGCGAGCCCTCCGGCTGGCGGATCACCGGGTGGATGGAGCAGGTCGCCCGAAACCAGCTCGACGTCGCCTTCGACTATCCGATCAAACTGCTCGCCAACGCCCTCGGCTCACCGCCCGCCGACGTCATCGAGCGCGCCCACCGCCACGGTGTCCTGGTCGCGGCACTGGCCGGCAGCGCCAAGCACGCCCGGCGCCACGCCGACGCCGGCATCGACATCGTCGTCGCCCAGGGGTACGAGGCGGGCGGCCACACCGGCGACATCGCCTCCATGGTGCTCACCCCCGACGTGGTCGACGCCGTGTCCCCGCTGCCGGTGCTGGCCGCCGGCGGGATCGGCAGCGGGGAGCAGATCGCCGCGGGCATCGCACTCGGCGCCCAGGGCGTCTGGCTCGGCTCGCTCTGGCTCACCACCACCGAGGCCGAGATGCACTCCCGCGCCCTCACCCGGAAGCTCATCGAAGCGGGCTCCGGCGACACCGTGCGCTCCCGCGCCCTCACCGGCAAACCCGCCCGTCAGCTCCGTACCGAATGGACCGACGCCTGGGACGACCCCGCAGGACCGGCCACCCTCCCCATGCCGCTCCAGGGTCTGCTCGTCGCCGACGCGGTCTCCCGGATCCAGAAGTACGAGATCGCCCCGCTGCTCGGCACCCCGGTGGGCCAGATCGTCGGCCGCATGAACTCCGAACGCGGCGTCCAGGAGGTCTTCGACGAGCTGACCCGCGGTTTCGAGCGGGCCGTCGACCGGATCAACCGCATCGCAGGACGGAGTCACTGA
- a CDS encoding calcium:proton antiporter: MRAPSRVLAAQWTTVVPVVAVVALIFSWGRDLPVLAVVLVALCLAGAVLAAVHHAEVIAHRVGEPFGSLVLAVAVTVIEVALIVTLMADGGSKYSSLARDTVFAAVMITCNGIVGLSLLVGAVRRGVAVFNAEGSGTALSAVAALATLTMVLPRFTKTPGPEFSGPQLAFAAIASLCLYGLFVAVQTVRHRDYFLPVTQEGEIQDEEGHAPPPGRRAALFSLGLLLVALIAVVGNAKAISPALESGVASAGLPHAVVGVVIALLVLLPETLAAVRAARRDRIQTSLNLGLGSAMASIGLTIPAIALASVWLSGPLLLGLGATHMVLLALTVVVGALTIVPGRATLMQGGIHLAIFAAFVFLAVSP; encoded by the coding sequence ATGAGAGCGCCGAGCCGGGTCCTGGCGGCACAGTGGACCACCGTGGTCCCTGTGGTCGCTGTCGTGGCCCTGATCTTCAGCTGGGGCCGCGATCTGCCGGTCCTCGCCGTAGTTCTGGTGGCGCTCTGCCTGGCCGGAGCGGTACTGGCCGCCGTGCACCACGCCGAGGTGATCGCCCACCGGGTGGGGGAGCCCTTCGGCTCGCTGGTGCTGGCGGTCGCCGTCACCGTCATCGAGGTGGCGCTCATCGTCACCCTGATGGCCGACGGCGGCTCCAAGTACTCCTCCCTGGCGCGGGACACCGTCTTCGCCGCGGTGATGATCACCTGCAACGGGATCGTGGGCCTCTCCCTGCTGGTCGGCGCGGTACGCCGAGGGGTCGCCGTCTTCAATGCCGAGGGATCGGGCACCGCCCTGTCCGCGGTGGCCGCGCTGGCGACCCTCACCATGGTCCTGCCGAGGTTCACCAAGACGCCGGGGCCGGAGTTCAGCGGCCCGCAGCTGGCCTTCGCGGCCATCGCCTCACTCTGTCTGTACGGCCTCTTCGTCGCCGTCCAGACGGTGCGTCACCGGGACTACTTCCTGCCGGTCACCCAGGAGGGCGAGATCCAGGACGAGGAGGGCCACGCACCGCCGCCCGGCCGGCGGGCCGCCCTGTTCAGCCTCGGGCTGCTGCTGGTCGCGCTGATCGCCGTGGTCGGCAACGCCAAGGCCATCTCGCCGGCCCTGGAGTCGGGCGTCGCGTCGGCCGGGCTGCCGCATGCGGTCGTCGGCGTGGTGATCGCGCTGCTCGTGCTGCTTCCCGAGACGCTCGCCGCGGTACGGGCGGCGCGCCGCGACCGCATCCAGACCAGTCTCAATCTGGGGCTCGGCTCGGCCATGGCGAGCATCGGTCTGACGATCCCGGCCATCGCGCTGGCCTCGGTCTGGCTCAGCGGACCACTGCTGCTCGGGCTCGGAGCCACCCATATGGTGCTGCTCGCGCTGACCGTGGTGGTCGGCGCCCTGACGATCGTCCCCGGCCGGGCGACCCTGATGCAGGGCGGCATCCACCTGGCGATCTTCGCTGCCTTCGTGTTCCTGGCCGTCAGTCCCTGA
- a CDS encoding DUF4232 domain-containing protein codes for MTTQLNRLPRRMAALLAVTALSLGAAACSSSSDDKASDAKDSSSASSSDSATSGKSAAGDGSDSSSSSASGSSGAGASAVNGGTKASNSSSSTGGKAAAAGASASSRCRTAGLKAAFATGGDAVPDMKSDNQTQASVAFTNIGKRTCTLTGFPGVDLVGNQASDGTWSLTRSTKPVTTISLSPGDTTDFSITLGATTEKGSGTFQPGLVRITPPNEESQFSLKWPFGGAITKQDGATHPATYVNPIGS; via the coding sequence ATGACAACACAGCTGAACCGACTCCCGCGCCGGATGGCTGCCCTCCTCGCCGTCACCGCGCTCAGCCTGGGCGCCGCCGCCTGTTCGTCCTCGTCCGACGACAAGGCGTCGGATGCCAAGGACTCCTCATCGGCCTCCTCTTCCGACAGCGCCACCTCGGGCAAGAGCGCGGCCGGCGACGGCTCGGACAGCTCCAGCAGCTCGGCCTCCGGCAGTTCGGGCGCCGGCGCCTCCGCGGTCAACGGCGGTACGAAGGCGTCGAACAGCTCCTCCTCCACCGGCGGCAAGGCCGCGGCGGCGGGTGCTTCCGCGTCGTCGCGCTGCCGGACGGCCGGTCTGAAGGCGGCCTTCGCCACGGGCGGCGACGCCGTACCGGACATGAAGTCCGACAACCAGACGCAGGCGTCGGTGGCGTTCACCAACATCGGCAAGCGCACCTGCACGCTGACCGGCTTCCCCGGCGTCGACCTGGTCGGCAACCAGGCGTCCGACGGCACGTGGTCGCTGACGCGCTCCACGAAGCCGGTCACCACGATCTCGCTTTCGCCGGGTGACACCACCGACTTCAGCATCACGCTCGGCGCGACCACGGAGAAGGGGTCGGGCACCTTCCAGCCCGGCCTGGTACGGATCACCCCGCCCAACGAGGAGAGCCAGTTCTCGCTGAAGTGGCCGTTCGGCGGCGCGATCACCAAGCAGGACGGCGCCACCCACCCGGCGACGTACGTCAACCCGATCGGGTCCTGA
- a CDS encoding acyl-CoA synthetase has product MAATDSQTPNGFWAQATADPGRTVVIAPDGEEWSAGRLHTAVNQLVHGLRDAGLERGDAFAVVLPNGVEFLTAYLAASQAGLYLVPVNHHFVGPEIAWIVSDSGAKVLIAHERFAEAAAAAADEAGLPATHRYAVGAIPGFRPYAQLPGGQPGSVPEGRTLGWVMNYTSGTTGRPRGIRRPLPGKLPEETYLGGFLGIFGIRPFEGNVHLVCSPLYHTAVLQFAGAALHIGHPLVLMDKWTPESMLRVIDAHRCTHTHMVPTQFHRLLALPDEVKERYDVTSMRHAIHGAAPCPDHVKRAMIEWWGHCVEEYYAASEGGGAFATAEDWLKKPGTVGKAWPISELAVHDDDGNRLPPGELGTVYMKMSTGGFSYHKDDAKTAKNRIGDFFTVGDLGLLDEDGYLFLRDRKIDMIISGGVNIYPAEIESALLTHPAVADAAAFGIPHADWGEQVKAVIEPAEGAEPGEALAAEILAHCEARLAGYKRPRTVDFIETMPRDPNGKLYKRRLREPYWEGHERAL; this is encoded by the coding sequence ATGGCAGCGACGGACAGCCAGACCCCCAACGGCTTCTGGGCCCAGGCCACCGCGGACCCCGGCCGCACGGTCGTGATCGCACCCGACGGCGAGGAGTGGAGCGCCGGACGGCTGCACACGGCCGTCAACCAGCTGGTGCACGGACTGCGGGACGCGGGTCTGGAGCGCGGGGACGCCTTCGCGGTCGTCCTGCCGAACGGCGTCGAGTTCCTCACCGCGTATCTCGCAGCCTCCCAGGCCGGTCTCTATCTGGTGCCGGTCAACCACCACTTCGTCGGACCGGAGATCGCCTGGATCGTCTCCGACTCCGGGGCCAAGGTCCTCATCGCGCACGAGCGGTTCGCCGAAGCGGCCGCGGCGGCGGCCGACGAGGCCGGGCTCCCCGCCACCCACCGGTACGCGGTCGGCGCCATACCGGGCTTCCGTCCGTACGCCCAACTCCCCGGCGGGCAGCCCGGATCCGTACCCGAGGGCCGCACCCTCGGCTGGGTGATGAACTACACCTCGGGCACCACAGGGCGGCCCCGCGGTATCCGCCGCCCGCTGCCGGGCAAGCTGCCGGAGGAGACCTACCTCGGCGGGTTCCTCGGAATCTTCGGGATCAGGCCCTTCGAGGGCAACGTGCATCTCGTGTGCTCGCCGCTCTACCACACGGCCGTGCTCCAGTTCGCCGGCGCGGCCCTGCACATCGGCCACCCGCTGGTCCTGATGGACAAGTGGACGCCCGAGTCGATGCTGCGCGTCATCGACGCGCACCGGTGCACCCACACCCACATGGTCCCGACCCAGTTCCACCGCCTCCTCGCCCTGCCCGACGAGGTCAAGGAGCGGTACGACGTGACGTCGATGCGCCACGCCATCCACGGCGCCGCGCCCTGCCCCGACCACGTCAAGCGGGCGATGATCGAGTGGTGGGGCCACTGCGTCGAGGAGTACTACGCGGCCAGCGAGGGCGGCGGCGCCTTCGCCACCGCCGAGGACTGGCTGAAGAAGCCGGGCACCGTCGGGAAGGCCTGGCCCATCAGCGAACTCGCCGTCCACGACGACGACGGCAACCGGCTGCCGCCCGGCGAACTCGGCACCGTGTACATGAAGATGTCCACCGGCGGCTTCAGCTACCACAAGGACGATGCCAAGACGGCGAAGAACCGCATCGGTGACTTCTTCACCGTCGGCGACCTGGGCCTCCTCGACGAGGACGGCTACCTCTTCCTCCGCGACCGCAAGATCGACATGATCATCTCAGGCGGGGTCAACATCTACCCGGCCGAGATCGAGTCCGCGCTGCTCACCCACCCGGCGGTCGCCGACGCCGCCGCCTTCGGCATCCCCCACGCCGACTGGGGCGAGCAGGTCAAGGCCGTCATCGAACCGGCCGAGGGCGCCGAGCCCGGCGAGGCGCTCGCCGCCGAGATCCTCGCGCACTGCGAGGCCCGGCTCGCCGGGTACAAACGCCCCAGGACCGTCGACTTCATCGAGACGATGCCCCGCGACCCCAACGGCAAGCTCTACAAGCGCCGGCTGCGCGAACCGTACTGGGAGGGACACGAGCGCGCCCTCTGA
- a CDS encoding serine hydrolase: MSGNAAGGEISRRRLGGGMLALGGALALASLPLGPAAAAAGRAAGPGSGSAGSGAAGPGSRSGRTVLRRGTPEQAGLLPGQLRQLVGDARAFLGPSPTHPWYASAVLLAGRGGTVALHEPIGQAVRYSAYDEKSDTGVEFPPDQQIAADRDTLYDLASVSKLFTSLVAVQQIERGALEPAAKVASYLPGFGAAGKADMTVRQLLTHTSGFRATLALYKEPTREGKLRMLWNEAPINAPGTAYLYSDLNLISMQLVLERITGRTLDVLVREGITAPLGMHRTRYNPPASWKPEIAATEDARPPWSGLDRGLVWGEVHDENAYSFGGVAGHAGVFSCAWDLAVLARTLLNGGAYGRARILRPDSVDLLFTDFNTAFPGDNHGLGFELYQHWYMGAMATPRTAGHTGFTGTSLVLDPSTDSFLIMLGNSVHPVRNWRTGSAPRVQAGNSLARAVPVRPAHGHTAWFSGMASSATATLTLPVVVPASGRARLGASVWWDSEPHADVLFLEASVDAGAAWHPVPFSTTVGGQAAEARPAGSVDGWSGRVWHRLDADLTAWRGREVRLRWRYTTDQLYVGRGAYVTGIVVGDGRRTVFDETRAADAARIEAAGWVRSED, from the coding sequence ATGAGCGGCAACGCTGCGGGCGGGGAGATCAGCAGGCGCCGGCTGGGCGGCGGGATGCTGGCCCTGGGAGGGGCGCTCGCGCTGGCCTCCCTCCCGCTGGGTCCGGCAGCCGCAGCCGCTGGACGGGCTGCGGGTCCGGGGTCCGGCTCGGCGGGCTCCGGCGCTGCGGGGCCCGGCTCCCGGTCCGGGCGTACGGTGCTCCGCCGCGGCACCCCCGAGCAGGCCGGACTGCTCCCCGGCCAACTGCGCCAACTGGTCGGTGACGCCAGGGCGTTCCTCGGCCCCTCCCCCACCCATCCGTGGTACGCGAGCGCCGTACTGCTCGCCGGGCGCGGCGGCACGGTGGCACTTCACGAGCCGATCGGGCAGGCGGTGCGCTATTCGGCGTACGACGAGAAGTCCGACACAGGTGTGGAGTTCCCCCCGGACCAGCAGATCGCGGCGGACCGGGACACCCTCTACGACCTGGCCTCCGTCTCCAAGCTCTTCACGTCCCTCGTCGCGGTGCAGCAGATCGAACGGGGCGCACTGGAGCCGGCCGCGAAGGTCGCCTCGTACCTCCCCGGGTTCGGCGCGGCCGGCAAGGCGGACATGACGGTACGCCAGCTGCTCACGCACACCTCCGGTTTCCGCGCGACGCTGGCGCTGTACAAGGAGCCGACGCGGGAGGGGAAGCTGCGGATGCTGTGGAACGAGGCGCCGATCAACGCCCCCGGCACCGCGTACCTCTACTCCGACCTCAATCTCATCTCGATGCAGCTGGTCCTGGAGAGGATCACCGGGCGCACGCTGGACGTGCTGGTCCGTGAAGGGATCACCGCTCCGCTCGGGATGCACCGCACGCGCTACAACCCGCCCGCATCCTGGAAGCCGGAGATCGCGGCCACCGAGGATGCCAGACCACCCTGGTCGGGCCTCGACCGCGGGCTGGTCTGGGGCGAGGTGCACGACGAGAACGCCTACAGTTTCGGCGGCGTGGCCGGTCACGCCGGAGTCTTCTCCTGCGCCTGGGATCTGGCGGTCCTGGCCCGCACCCTGCTGAACGGCGGCGCGTACGGGCGGGCCCGCATCCTGCGGCCCGACTCCGTCGACCTGCTGTTCACCGACTTCAACACCGCGTTCCCCGGGGACAATCACGGCCTGGGCTTCGAGCTCTACCAGCACTGGTACATGGGCGCGATGGCCACTCCGCGCACCGCGGGCCACACCGGGTTCACCGGTACCAGCCTGGTGCTCGACCCGTCCACCGACTCCTTCCTGATCATGCTGGGCAACTCGGTCCATCCGGTGCGCAACTGGCGTACGGGGAGCGCTCCCCGGGTCCAGGCGGGCAACAGCCTGGCGCGGGCGGTGCCGGTGCGGCCCGCGCACGGGCACACGGCCTGGTTCTCCGGTATGGCGAGCTCGGCGACGGCCACCCTGACCCTGCCCGTGGTCGTCCCGGCGTCCGGGCGGGCGCGTCTCGGCGCCTCGGTGTGGTGGGACAGCGAGCCGCACGCCGATGTCCTGTTCCTGGAGGCCTCGGTGGACGCGGGTGCGGCCTGGCATCCAGTGCCCTTCTCCACCACCGTCGGGGGTCAGGCGGCCGAGGCCCGTCCGGCGGGCTCGGTGGACGGCTGGTCGGGGCGCGTCTGGCACCGGCTGGACGCGGATCTGACGGCGTGGCGCGGCAGGGAAGTCCGGCTGCGCTGGCGCTACACGACCGATCAGCTGTACGTGGGCCGCGGGGCGTACGTCACCGGCATCGTGGTGGGCGACGGCCGCCGTACGGTCTTCGACGAGACCCGGGCGGCCGACGCGGCCCGGATCGAGGCGGCCGGCTGGGTACGTTCCGAGGACTGA
- a CDS encoding fatty acyl-CoA synthetase yields the protein MTQDHATAGVRADTVDGILRRSARRVPGRTAVRYGDRAWTYAALDEAVTTAAAVLTGHGLRAGDRVASYGDNSDVYLIGFLACARAGLIHVPVNQNLAGDELAYILGQSGSALVLADHGLADAVPDGFPVRLLRGDDDSLLTALGTPRPFTPERPPGSEDLVQLLYTSGTTALAKGAMMTHRALIHEYVSAITALGLQETDRPLHSLPLYHSAQLHVFLLPYLAVGAENTILDAPDAAEVFRLVEAGLADTLFAPPTVWIGFSRHPDFATRDLSGLRKAFYGASIMPVPVLERLRERLPGLAFHNCFGQSEIGPLAMVLGPGEHEGRMDSCGRPVLFVEAAVVDENGDEVPDGIAGEVVYRSPQLCEGYWGKPEETAEAFRDGWFHSGDLAVRDDQGYFTVVDRVKDVINSGGVLVASRQVEDALYTHPGVAEAAVVGLPDDRWIEAVTAVVVVCAEVTEAELLAHGREVLPHFKAPKRVLFVDSLPRNASGKILKRELRDRFAGPRSA from the coding sequence ATGACACAGGACCACGCCACAGCGGGTGTACGCGCCGACACCGTCGACGGAATCCTGCGCCGCAGTGCGCGGCGGGTGCCGGGGCGCACCGCGGTGCGGTACGGGGACCGCGCCTGGACCTACGCCGCGCTCGACGAGGCGGTCACCACGGCGGCCGCCGTCCTGACCGGGCACGGTCTGCGGGCCGGCGACCGGGTCGCTTCCTACGGCGACAACTCCGACGTCTACCTCATCGGCTTCCTCGCCTGTGCCCGGGCCGGACTGATCCATGTCCCGGTGAACCAGAACCTCGCCGGTGACGAACTGGCCTACATCCTGGGCCAGTCGGGCAGCGCGCTGGTGCTCGCCGACCACGGCCTCGCCGACGCCGTTCCGGACGGGTTCCCGGTGCGCCTGCTGCGCGGGGACGACGACTCGCTGCTGACCGCGCTCGGCACTCCCCGGCCCTTCACCCCCGAACGCCCGCCCGGCTCCGAGGACCTGGTGCAGCTGCTCTACACCTCGGGCACCACCGCACTGGCCAAGGGCGCGATGATGACGCACCGGGCGCTCATCCATGAGTACGTCAGTGCCATCACCGCCCTCGGCCTCCAGGAGACGGACCGGCCGCTGCACTCGCTGCCCCTTTACCACTCGGCCCAGCTGCATGTCTTCCTGCTGCCGTACCTGGCGGTGGGCGCCGAGAACACCATCCTGGACGCTCCGGACGCGGCCGAGGTGTTCCGGCTGGTCGAAGCGGGGCTCGCGGACACCCTCTTCGCGCCGCCCACCGTGTGGATCGGCTTCTCCCGCCACCCCGATTTCGCCACCCGTGATCTGAGCGGACTCCGCAAGGCGTTCTACGGAGCGTCGATCATGCCGGTGCCCGTGCTGGAACGGCTCCGGGAGCGGTTGCCCGGTCTGGCCTTCCACAACTGCTTCGGCCAGAGCGAGATCGGCCCGCTCGCCATGGTCCTGGGGCCGGGTGAGCACGAGGGGCGGATGGACTCCTGCGGCAGGCCCGTTCTCTTCGTGGAGGCCGCGGTCGTCGACGAGAACGGCGACGAGGTCCCCGACGGCATCGCGGGCGAAGTCGTCTACCGTTCACCGCAGTTGTGTGAGGGCTACTGGGGCAAGCCGGAAGAGACCGCGGAAGCCTTCCGCGACGGCTGGTTCCACTCCGGCGACCTCGCGGTCCGCGACGACCAGGGGTACTTCACGGTGGTCGACCGGGTGAAGGACGTCATCAACTCCGGTGGTGTGCTGGTCGCTTCACGCCAGGTCGAGGACGCGCTCTACACTCACCCCGGCGTCGCCGAGGCTGCGGTCGTCGGACTGCCCGACGACCGCTGGATCGAGGCGGTCACGGCAGTGGTCGTCGTGTGCGCCGAGGTCACCGAGGCTGAACTGCTCGCCCACGGCCGCGAGGTGCTCCCGCACTTCAAGGCCCCGAAGCGGGTCCTGTTCGTGGACTCCCTGCCGCGCAACGCCAGCGGGAAGATCCTCAAGCGCGAGCTGCGGGACCGTTTCGCAGGTCCACGATCCGCTTGA